One window of Brevibacterium pigmentatum genomic DNA carries:
- a CDS encoding PucR family transcriptional regulator, translated as MVTLEQIWSRTELALDVIVDSPTAADQEVTIVHSSELPEVDEWLAGGEVLLTIGVGQDLGGDTVGDYVRRLKSVGVHALGIGLGSDLPWKQVPPKLIAAAQEEELALFGVPEPVPFVAVVDAFTRMREAETNRELTRASSAARRFATALAGVGPAALVADLAETLEAPVRFVSPTGRALSGDDAEEDVRSALIEESLKPTSGPRLIRTGARIVEAVPVGGDHPLGWILTPAEAAGSPKTRALLLSTASALLAMTLADLPVPSGGAPLFDTDLSEVEAREEWTRVTGLAPVATVGMHIFGGVRGDSAERLIADIVGRSLLTRSGSLLGVVGAQEAGVDELVTKAAEVTGLDALAQKRLPLEQLHHTWMLWRTQHESEASEVKALLSAVDEEAADRFVERILGGLFRARGGQELLETLRVFIAASGARERIAAELGVHRHTVRARLAKIEKLLGRDLSRAETRQAVSMALELAEL; from the coding sequence ATGGTCACCTTGGAACAGATCTGGTCACGCACCGAACTCGCTCTCGACGTCATCGTCGATTCGCCGACGGCTGCGGACCAGGAGGTCACGATCGTCCATTCCTCGGAGCTGCCGGAGGTCGACGAATGGCTTGCCGGCGGTGAGGTGCTGCTGACGATCGGGGTCGGTCAGGACCTCGGCGGGGACACCGTCGGGGACTATGTGCGCCGGCTCAAGTCCGTGGGCGTCCATGCGCTCGGCATCGGTCTGGGCTCCGACCTTCCGTGGAAGCAGGTCCCGCCGAAGCTCATCGCCGCCGCGCAGGAGGAGGAGCTGGCGCTGTTCGGGGTGCCCGAGCCTGTTCCGTTCGTCGCCGTCGTCGATGCCTTCACCCGGATGCGCGAGGCGGAGACGAACCGAGAGCTGACCCGGGCGAGCAGCGCGGCTCGTCGTTTCGCGACCGCGTTGGCGGGTGTCGGCCCCGCGGCCCTGGTCGCCGACCTGGCGGAGACGCTGGAGGCGCCGGTTCGGTTCGTCTCGCCCACCGGCAGGGCGCTGAGCGGGGACGATGCCGAAGAAGACGTGCGTTCGGCGCTCATCGAGGAGTCATTGAAACCGACTTCGGGGCCTCGTCTGATTCGCACCGGTGCGCGAATCGTCGAGGCCGTTCCGGTCGGGGGTGACCATCCGCTCGGGTGGATTCTCACCCCCGCCGAGGCGGCCGGATCTCCGAAGACGCGTGCCCTGCTGCTGTCGACCGCTTCGGCCCTGTTGGCGATGACGTTGGCAGACCTGCCCGTTCCCTCCGGTGGTGCACCGCTGTTCGACACCGACCTGAGCGAGGTTGAGGCGCGCGAGGAGTGGACTCGGGTGACGGGTCTGGCACCGGTGGCGACCGTCGGGATGCACATCTTCGGCGGGGTCCGCGGGGACTCGGCTGAACGCCTCATCGCCGATATCGTCGGTCGGAGTCTGCTCACCCGCTCCGGTTCGCTGCTCGGGGTCGTCGGTGCGCAGGAGGCCGGGGTCGATGAGCTGGTGACGAAGGCCGCCGAGGTCACCGGCCTGGACGCGCTTGCGCAGAAGAGGCTGCCGCTGGAACAGCTCCATCACACGTGGATGCTGTGGCGGACGCAGCATGAGTCCGAGGCCTCCGAGGTCAAGGCCCTGCTGTCCGCAGTCGATGAGGAGGCTGCCGACCGATTCGTCGAGCGCATCCTCGGCGGGCTCTTTCGGGCCCGCGGCGGCCAGGAGCTGTTGGAGACCCTGCGGGTCTTCATCGCCGCGTCCGGGGCGCGGGAGCGCATCGCCGCCGAGCTGGGAGTCCACCGGCACACGGTGCGGGCGCGGTTGGCGAAGATCGAGAAGCTGCTCGGCCGCGACCTCAGCCGCGCCGAAACGCGGCAGGCGGTGTCGATGGCCCTCGAGCTTGCCGAACTCTAG
- a CDS encoding tetratricopeptide repeat protein, which produces MNRVKSLWSRLRRITKINLVLGTIFALMFGYIAMATYFGTASQVRYTSNDFPGAKKAATAFLKVSPFQRHIGYFNRGTAEAAVGDFDAAQTDLESALEIAPTSAECAVRINLSYVYEKQADQIASQDPDQSQELYDRSLKTLEDAPEECQPKKSEEKQKSNQAKERVEDKKQGEKTKEEGTDDSESDDKDSQDQDSGDEKSSGDEGQESGEEEKPDDSSGKSEREKKRDELEKRREDSERHQRQQGPGGDGGRSTPEKPW; this is translated from the coding sequence ATGAACCGCGTGAAGAGTCTGTGGTCACGGCTGCGCCGGATCACGAAGATCAACCTCGTCCTCGGCACCATCTTCGCCCTGATGTTCGGCTATATCGCGATGGCCACCTACTTCGGAACCGCTTCGCAGGTCCGATACACCTCGAATGACTTCCCCGGTGCGAAGAAAGCAGCGACGGCGTTCCTCAAGGTCAGCCCGTTCCAGCGCCATATCGGCTACTTCAACCGCGGCACCGCCGAGGCCGCCGTCGGCGACTTCGATGCCGCCCAGACCGATCTCGAATCCGCTCTGGAGATCGCTCCGACCTCGGCCGAATGCGCTGTGCGGATCAACCTGTCCTACGTCTATGAGAAGCAGGCGGATCAGATCGCCTCGCAGGACCCCGACCAATCGCAGGAACTCTACGACCGTTCGCTGAAGACCCTCGAAGACGCTCCCGAGGAATGTCAGCCGAAGAAGAGCGAAGAGAAGCAGAAGAGCAACCAGGCGAAGGAACGCGTCGAAGACAAGAAGCAGGGCGAGAAGACCAAGGAAGAGGGAACCGACGACAGCGAGTCCGATGACAAGGATTCGCAGGACCAGGACTCCGGGGACGAGAAATCCTCCGGAGACGAGGGCCAGGAATCCGGCGAGGAGGAGAAGCCGGACGATTCCTCGGGCAAGTCCGAACGCGAGAAGAAGCGCGACGAGTTGGAGAAGCGCCGTGAGGACTCCGAACGGCACCAGCGTCAGCAGGGCCCCGGCGGCGACGGAGGCCGGTCGACCCCGGAGAAACCCTGGTGA
- a CDS encoding histidinol-phosphate transaminase produces the protein MTDSDSAASASASTTAAPRLRPALETFPPYIPGKPPRQVDGLESFKLSSNENFLPPLPAVLDAMVAHATNPALYPDDAARALREGLADRLGVGLDQLVVTTGASELLVALTQITSDATTEAIYPWPSFEMYPQTTGLVGSTRHEVPLTADGRHDLDAMAEAITDRTSFIILCSPNNPTGPVLRDDEVRAFFDKVPAHVLVALDEAYWEFATAPGRADGLSLVRDYPNLVLLRTFSKAHGLAGLRVGYAVAHPPVIEGLLKAVIPFGVTDLSQTAALESLKHWDEVIERAGEIAQTRDAFAAALREQGWDVPEAQANYVWLPLGEKSDAFEDACVEQAVAVRNLGTGVRISIGEDEALARVLEIAERFRVEHFAE, from the coding sequence ATGACCGACTCCGACTCCGCCGCCTCAGCTTCTGCCTCCACCACAGCCGCACCCCGTCTGCGGCCCGCCCTGGAGACCTTCCCGCCGTATATTCCGGGCAAACCTCCGCGCCAGGTCGACGGTCTCGAGTCATTCAAGCTCTCCTCGAACGAGAATTTTCTGCCCCCTCTGCCGGCCGTCCTCGACGCCATGGTCGCTCATGCGACGAACCCCGCGCTCTACCCCGACGATGCGGCGCGGGCTCTGCGTGAGGGACTGGCCGACCGCCTCGGTGTCGGGCTGGATCAGCTCGTCGTCACCACCGGTGCCAGCGAACTGCTCGTCGCACTGACCCAGATCACGTCGGACGCCACCACCGAGGCGATCTATCCGTGGCCGTCGTTCGAGATGTATCCGCAGACCACCGGTCTCGTCGGTTCGACTCGCCACGAGGTGCCGCTGACAGCGGACGGGCGCCACGACCTCGATGCGATGGCTGAGGCGATCACCGATCGCACCAGCTTCATCATCCTCTGCTCACCGAACAATCCGACCGGACCGGTGCTGCGCGATGACGAGGTCCGCGCATTCTTCGACAAGGTGCCCGCCCACGTCCTCGTCGCCCTCGACGAAGCGTACTGGGAGTTCGCCACCGCACCCGGCCGAGCCGATGGACTGAGTCTCGTCCGCGACTATCCGAATCTCGTTCTGCTCCGCACCTTCTCCAAGGCGCACGGACTCGCCGGACTGCGCGTCGGCTACGCCGTCGCCCATCCGCCGGTCATCGAGGGGCTCCTCAAGGCCGTCATCCCCTTCGGCGTCACCGACCTCAGCCAGACTGCCGCCCTCGAATCCCTCAAACACTGGGATGAGGTCATCGAGCGGGCCGGCGAAATCGCACAGACCCGCGATGCCTTCGCAGCTGCGCTGCGCGAACAAGGCTGGGATGTGCCCGAGGCACAGGCGAACTATGTGTGGCTGCCGCTGGGCGAGAAATCCGATGCCTTCGAAGACGCGTGTGTCGAACAAGCCGTAGCGGTGCGCAATCTCGGTACCGGAGTGCGTATCAGCATCGGTGAAGACGAGGCTCTCGCCCGGGTGCTCGAGATTGCCGAACGCTTCCGCGTCGAACACTTCGCGGAGTAG